The sequence GCCGGCCACCGCGAGGTGCTGCACATGCACGGCGAATTGCTGAAGGCGCGCTGCGCGTCGTGCGAGGCGGTCGTCGAGGCCCGCGCCGATCTCTCGACGGCGGATTCCTGCGGCACGTGCGGCCGGACCGGGGGGATGCGGCCGCACGTGGTCTGGTTCGGCGAGATCCCCTTCCACCTCGACGCCATCGAGGAGCGGCTGATGGCGGCGGACCTCTTCGTCGCCATCGGCACCTCCGGCGCGGTCTATCCGGCGGCCGGCCTCGTCGGCGCGGCGCGCCAGGCGGGGATCGCCACGCGCGAGATCAACCTCGAGCCCTCCGACAACGCCTACCTGTTCGACGAGGCGGATTACGGCCGCGCCAGCGAGGCGGTGCCGCGCTGGGTGGAGGCGATGCTGGGCGGGTGAGCGCGGTCGGAGCGTCGCCGAGGGCCTTCGACCGACGCGCCGAACCCTCTCCTTCCCTGTAGGGGAAGGTGGCTCGCCGCGCAGCGGCGAGACGGATGGGGCGCGCGGCACGCGCGTTCGGCGAAGCCGAAATGCGACGGTCGCGACGGCCGCCACCGGGGGGCTTCCGCTGCGCGGAACGCGTCGCTTACGCGCCGCGCCCCATCCGTCACGCCGCCTGCGGCGGCGCGCCACCTTACCCTACGGGAAAGGAAAAGCGGCGCCTTCGTCGGCCGCCGCGAGAGCGCATCGTCGTCACGCCGCCATCGTCTCCGGGGGCTCCTTCGCGCCGGTCATGAAGGCGACCGCATCCGACATGGTGACGTCCCCCGGGCGCACGACGCACAGCCGGCGGCCGAGGCGGTGGACGTGGATGCGGTCGGCGATCTCGAAGACGTGGGGCATGTTGTGCGAGATCAGCACGATGGGCAGGCCCCGGGCGCGGACCTCGAGGATGAGGTCGAGCACGCGCCGGCTCTCCTTGACGCCGAGCGCCGCCGTCGGCTCGTCCATGATCACGACCTTGGAGCCGAAGGCGGCGGCGCGGGCCACCGCCACGCCCTGGCGCTGGCCGCCCGACAGCGTCTCCACCGCCTGGTCGATGTCCTGGATCGTCATGAGCCCGAGCTCGGAGAGCTTCTCGCGGGCGATCCGGCGCATGGCGGCGCGGTCGAGCGCGCCGAGCCATCTGCCCAGCGGGCCGCCCTTCTTGATCTCGCGGCCGAGGAACATGTTGTCGGCGATGGAGAGCGCCGGCGAGAGCGCCAGCGTCTGGTAGACGGTCTCGATCCCGGCGGCGCGCGCCTCCATCGGGGAGCGGAAGAGGATGCGCTCGCCCAGGAGCCGCATCTCGCCCCCGTCGGGCAGGACGGCGCCGGAGAGCGCCTTGATCAGCGTCGACTTGCCGGCGCCGTTGTCGCCGATGACGGCGAGGATCTCGCCGGGATAGAGATCGAAATCGGCGCCGTCGAGGGCGACGACGCGGCCGTAGCGCTTCGTCAGGTTTCGGGCGAGAAGCACGGGCTCGCTCATGACGCGACCTTCCGGATCCACTGGTCGATGGCCACCGCGACGATGATCAGCCAGCCGATGGCGAAGACCTGCCAGAGCACGTCGACGCCGGCGAGGCGCAGCCCGGACTGGAAGACCCCGACGATCAGCGCGCCGATCAGCGCCCCCATGATCGAGCCGCGCCCGCCGAACAGGCTGATGCCGCCGATCACGACGGCGGTGATGGATTGCAGGTTGCCCTCGTAGAAGCTCTGCGGCGAGATCGAGCCGAGCCGCCCGATGGCGGCCCAGGCGCCGATGGCGCAGACGAGGCCGGCCAGCGCATAGACCGAGACCAGCACCCGGTCGGTGCGGATGCCGGCGAGCTCGGCCGCGTCCTTGTCGTCGCCCACCGCGTAGACGTGCCGGCCCCAGGCGGTGCGGTTGAGCAGGTACCAGAGCGCGCCGAAGAGGACGAGGAGCAGGATCGAGCCGAAGGTGAACTGCGTGCCGAACAGGCCGAAGCTCTGGCCGAAGAATTTCAGCGCCGGCGCCTCCGCGTCGATGGCCTGCGAGCGGATCGACTGGGCGCCGGACAGCCACAGGTTCAGCGCGAAGAAGACGTTCCAGGTGCCGAGCGTGACGATGAAGGGCGGCAGCTTGAGGCGCGTCACCAGAAGCCCGTTGAGCGCGCCGCAGGCGATGCCGACCAGCATGCCGAGCGGGATCGCGATCCCGGCCGGGAGCCCGAGCTCGACGGCGAGCTGGCCCATCACCACCGTGGTGAAGACCATGATCGCGGCGACCGAGAGATCGATGCCGGCCGTGAGGATGACGAGGCTCTGCGCCGCGGCGAGGATGCCGATCACCGTCACCTGCTGCATGATCAGCGACAGGTTGAACGGCGAAAAGAAGCGCTCCCCCGCGATGAAGCCGAAGGCGACGAGGGAGAGCGCCAGCACCACGACCGGCACCATGGTCGGGTAGGCGTGCAGGAAGGCCTGCACGCGCCCGAGCGCGGTGCGCTCGCGCTTGAACTGCGCGGGGCCATCGGCCGTGGCGTCGGGGGGCTGCATGCGTCGCTCTCGTCCTCGTTCGGGTTTACCGACTTGGCGTGGCGAGCCGCATCGAGGTTGCGCCTAGCCGCCACGCCCCGCCCTCGACCCCTCTCCACGACGGAGAGGGGAGAAACGGGCGCGGACCGCATTCACGTCTCGTGAGGCTTGCCGCCATGCGTTCGTGAAGGGCGCGACCTGCGCCCCCTCTCCCTGTGCGCCCGTCGATCCGTACATCGTCCCGCGCCGTCGAGCGCGCGCACCTTCTCCTTCCCTGTAGGGGAAGGTGGCTCGGCGAAGCCGAGACGGATGGGGCGCGCGGCACGCGCGTTCGGCGAAGCCGAAATGCGACGGTCGCCCCCGGACGCTACCGGGGGCTTCCGCTTCGCGGACCGCGCCTTCGGCGCGCCCCATCCGTCACCGCGCCTTCGGCGCGGCGCCACCTTCCCCTACAGGAAGGAAAGACGACGCGCCGCTCGTCCGCGCAACCGGCTCGCCCGTCGGCGCTACGAAATCACCCCCAGCAGCGCTCGAGGCCCTCCTCGGCGGTCATCGACTCGATGCCCTCCACCGGCGCGTCGGTGACGAGCTCGACGCCGGTGTTGAAGAAGTCGAGGCCGGGCGAGGGCTCGGGCAGGGTGCCGTCCTCGGCGTATTGCGCGATCGCCTCGATGCCGAGGGAGGCCATCAGCAGCGGGAACTGCATCGACGTCGCGCCGATGATGCCCTCCTCTACGTTGCGCACGCCCGGGCAGCCGCCGTCGACGGAGACGACCATCACGTCACCCTCGCGCCCGACGGCGCGCAGGGCCTCGTAGGCGCCGGCCGCCGCGGGCTCGTTGATCGTGTAGACGACGTTGAGGTCGGGATGCGCCTGAAGCAGGCTCTCCATGGCGGCGCGCCCGCCTTCCTCGTTGCCGTTGGTGACGTCGCGGCCGACATAGCGCG comes from Salinarimonas sp. and encodes:
- a CDS encoding NAD-dependent deacylase — its product is MADHPKSVFVLTGAGISAESGLGTFRDAGGIWATFDPMTLATPEAFARDPETVQAFYNARRQNLVAAEPNPAHRALARLEAGLAARGGSLTLVTQNIDDLHERAGHREVLHMHGELLKARCASCEAVVEARADLSTADSCGTCGRTGGMRPHVVWFGEIPFHLDAIEERLMAADLFVAIGTSGAVYPAAGLVGAARQAGIATREINLEPSDNAYLFDEADYGRASEAVPRWVEAMLGG
- a CDS encoding ATP-binding cassette domain-containing protein; this translates as MSEPVLLARNLTKRYGRVVALDGADFDLYPGEILAVIGDNGAGKSTLIKALSGAVLPDGGEMRLLGERILFRSPMEARAAGIETVYQTLALSPALSIADNMFLGREIKKGGPLGRWLGALDRAAMRRIAREKLSELGLMTIQDIDQAVETLSGGQRQGVAVARAAAFGSKVVIMDEPTAALGVKESRRVLDLILEVRARGLPIVLISHNMPHVFEIADRIHVHRLGRRLCVVRPGDVTMSDAVAFMTGAKEPPETMAA
- a CDS encoding ABC transporter permease translates to MQPPDATADGPAQFKRERTALGRVQAFLHAYPTMVPVVVLALSLVAFGFIAGERFFSPFNLSLIMQQVTVIGILAAAQSLVILTAGIDLSVAAIMVFTTVVMGQLAVELGLPAGIAIPLGMLVGIACGALNGLLVTRLKLPPFIVTLGTWNVFFALNLWLSGAQSIRSQAIDAEAPALKFFGQSFGLFGTQFTFGSILLLVLFGALWYLLNRTAWGRHVYAVGDDKDAAELAGIRTDRVLVSVYALAGLVCAIGAWAAIGRLGSISPQSFYEGNLQSITAVVIGGISLFGGRGSIMGALIGALIVGVFQSGLRLAGVDVLWQVFAIGWLIIVAVAIDQWIRKVAS